The segment ctggagctggacgATGTGGTCATCACCAACCCTCACATCGAGGCTATCCTGGAGAACGAGGACTGGATCGAAGACGCCTCGTATGTCCACGCAGGAGCATTTTGACACGTGGCATAAGACATTTAAGTTGTTTCTTCTGCCACAAATCCCAGCTAATTCTCTGCTAAATTTTCTCCAACAGTGGTCTGGTCTCTCACTGCATCTCCATCCTGAAGGTGACAGCATCAACAAGACTGCCACTAGTCTGCAGATCATTTTCTAAATGAATCAATTCATTGGAAAAGCAGTAAACGCTGAAAAATATCCACCATGATATCGTAGAGTACAATTGACATCAGTGTCTATTCTAAATGCTAAAATAtaagaccagaaaaaaaaaattaacctctgaactttcctttcttttgattatttcgctgtgaaacactgaaatctcACACACAGATCTGTCACACTTTGACTGAGAAGCTGGTTGCCATGACAATGGGCTCAGGGGCAAAGGTCAAAGCGCCGGCCAGCCTGAGCGACATTATCACGGTGGCGAAACGCATCAGCCCGAGGTAACAAGCAATTTGCGACAGCTTTGTATTTACACCACAGTACTGACTCAGCCCTGCTCACGTCCTCGCTGTCTCGCCCAACAGGGTGGATGACGTGGTCAGATCCATGTACCCCCCTCTGGATCCAATCCTGCTGGACGCCAGGTAATCTCAGCCATTatctacctctctctctttttggcCTGACTGTGACAGCGTAATGCAAACAGCTACTGATTGATTAGGCATCCGggggagcaggagaggagaccaGCAGACTTGATTTATCTGTAATGTGATAATATTTGAGATAAACAGACTGGAATACAAATGCTCAAGTGTCACAGCGAATTGATGCTACCAGGAAAATGTCATAACCCAAAAGTTGGAACGCTCCAGCTGGTTAACTCAAACCTATTTGTCCaatccttcctctccttcctcctcaggGCCACTGCTCTGCTCCTTTCAGTGAGTCACCTGGTGCTGGTCACCCGCAACGCCTGTCACATGTCCGGCAGTATGGACTGGATTGACCAGTCGCTGCATGCGGCCGAAGATCACATGGTGGTTTTGCGTGAGGCGGCTCTGGCCTCTGAACCGGAACGAAGCATCCCTGGAGCTGACGCACAGAGAGAGCAGGCCATTTAAGAGCAACCTTGGATACTGAGACGGGCAAACGGCGGCAGAAGGCCATGAAAATGAGTCATTTGTATCCTTGAGCTGCATCCCTTTTCTAAATGACGTCCACATTTGATAGTTAACAGGCACATACTGTATTCTGCCACAATAAAAGCCCCCCCTTCATCCAGACTGCAGGAATAGGGACTTAAACGGACAACAAACAACGGAGCAACCCATCTCTGCTCctaattttaaaagaaattgaCTATGGAGAATAATTCTTTTCATCATATTTGCAAAAAGCAGCAACGGAGATTTCCTCATCTTCATTCTGGCTACAAAATAATTGCTGCAAAGTAGATGTTGCACATTCACATAAAGATGTTTTTAACCCGAAAGCAGAAGATTTTGGAGCTTGTCTGTTAAAGATGTAAGCCGCCTGTCAGTGAAAGGCCTTTGGAAAATTCTTCTCAAGTGCGCCAACACCCAGGGGTGGGCCTAAATCCAATCTCTCCAGCACTGCACAGTCACATGGAGGCTTAGTCAGCTAATCCATTCTGAGGGAAATAACACCCAGTTAGGCCGAGAGCTCCAACTCAGAGGACCAGTGGAGGACTAGCCGGACTTATTTACGATCTGTGGGGTCAGCGTGACTTGTGGATGTTCCAAAACCTCCCTCAGATACTCCTAAGTGTTCTTGTACGgctgagcagacagacagcagcagtttttagACATCAGCACAGTTACAGGTTTTTCCTGTTTCGTCCCCGTTTCTGTATTGTATTAGCATTAATGGAAGCCGTAGACAGCTGAGAAGCTGGTATATCTTCCTCTTGGAGGCTATTAGCCATGCTAGCAGCTTTAAGAGTCCGTCCAGCACTGATCCTGAATAGCTCAACATCTGCAGGATTGATCAGCACAGGTGTTCATGGTTCCCTGCGGATCTACTAGTGCCACCTGCAACTCGGATTGTCGTGAAAAAGCTCTTAAATGCAGATAAAATTAGAGAGATACTAGTGTAAATCTGGCACATGCAATAGTCTGTCCCTAATTCAGGCTCCAAAACTGATAATTTGCAATCAAATgtatctgctgttttctttatctGGGGAAGATGAGCAGACTCAGAGAAGCTATTTAAATTCTTTTGCTGGCAGAAATGTGGATTTTTCACGCTGTAGTGACAAACAATCAACCCTTGCGTTATGAGGCTGTTTTGAACAGTGAGCTGATTGAGGTGCAG is part of the Echeneis naucrates chromosome 8, fEcheNa1.1, whole genome shotgun sequence genome and harbors:
- the tmem98 gene encoding transmembrane protein 98, whose protein sequence is METVVIVAIGVLATIFLASFVALVVVCRHRYCHPHHLLHHFDSKPTVDLIGAMETQSEPSELELDDVVITNPHIEAILENEDWIEDASGLVSHCISILKICHTLTEKLVAMTMGSGAKVKAPASLSDIITVAKRISPRVDDVVRSMYPPLDPILLDARATALLLSVSHLVLVTRNACHMSGSMDWIDQSLHAAEDHMVVLREAALASEPERSIPGADAQREQAI